The Glycine max cultivar Williams 82 chromosome 12, Glycine_max_v4.0, whole genome shotgun sequence genome window below encodes:
- the LOC100775641 gene encoding trifunctional UDP-glucose 4,6-dehydratase/UDP-4-keto-6-deoxy-D-glucose 3,5-epimerase/UDP-4-keto-L-rhamnose-reductase RHM1 has protein sequence MATHTPKNILITGAAGFIASHVANRLIRNYPQYKIVVLDKLDYCSNLKNLIPSKSSPNFKFVKGDIGSADLVNYLLITESIDTIMHFAAQTHVDNSFGNSFEFTKNNIYGTHVLLEACKVTGQIKRFIHVSTDEVYGETDEDAVVGNHEASQLLPTNPYSATKAGAEMLVMAYGRSYGLPVITTRGNNVYGPNQFPEKLIPKFILLAMQGKPLPIHGDGSNVRSYLYCEDVAEAFEVILHKGEVGHVYNIGTKKERRVIDVAKDICRLFKMDPETSIKFVENRPFNDQRYFLDDEKLKILGWSERTTWEEGLKKTMDWYINNPDWWGDVSGALLPHPRMLMMPGGLERHFDGSDEEKPPSYVSTNTRMVVPTSKNVNSSQKPALKFLLYGRTGWIGGLLGKLCEKQEIPYEYGKGRLEDRSSLVADIQNVKPTHIFNAAGVTGRPNVDWCESHKTETIRTNVAGTLTLADVSREHGILMINYATGCIFEYDKAHPEGSGIGFKEEDKPNFIGSFYSKTKAMVEELLKEYDNVCTLRVRMPISSDLSNPRNFITKISRYNKVVNIPNSMTILDELLPISIEMAKRNLRGIWNFTNPGAVSHNEILEMYRDYIDPSFKWTNFNLEEQAKVIIAPRSNNEMDASKLKNEFPELLSIKESLIKYVFEPNKKTA, from the exons ATGGCTACGCATACGCCCAAAAATATCCTCATTACTGGAGCTGCTGGATTCATCGCATCTCATGTTGCGAACCGTCTTATCCGGAATTATCCCCAGTACAAAATTGTTGTTCTTGACAAACTTGATTATTGCTCGAATCTGAAGAATCTCATTCCTtcaaaatcatctcccaacTTCAAGTTTGTGAAGGGGGATATTGGAAGTGCTGACCTTGTCAACTACCTTCTCATCACCGAGTCCATTGACACAATAATGCACTTTGCTGCTCAAACCCATGTTGACAACTCGTTTGGTAACAGCTTTGAGTTCACCAAGAACAACATATATGGTACTCATGTCCTATTAGAAGCCTGCAAGGTAACTGGCCAGATCAAGAGGTTCATCCATGTGAGCACTGATGAGGTCTATGGAGAGACAGATGAGGATGCTGTTGTTGGAAACCACGAGGCTTCTCAGTTACTCCCAACAAATCCATACTCTGCAACAAAAGCTGGGGCAGAAATGCTTGTGATGGCATATGGAAGGTCATATGGGTTACCTGTGATCACAACACGAGGAAACAATGTTTATGGGCCCAATCAGTTTCCTGAGAAGTTAATTCCAAAGTTCATTCTCCTGGCCATGCAAGGCAAGCCTCTTCCAATCCACGGGGATGGTTCTAATGTGAGGAGTTATTTGTATTGTGAAGATGTTGCAGAGGCTTTTGAAGTTATCCTTCACAAGGGAGAGGTCGGGCATGTTTACAATATTGGTACTAAGAAGGAAAGGAGGGTTATTGATGTTGCCAAAGATATATGCAGGCTTTTTAAGATGGACCCAGAGACTAGTATAAAATTTGTGGAGAACAGACCATTTAATGACCAGAGATACTTTCTTGATGATGAAAAGCTGAAAATCTTGGGTTGGTCTGAGAGGACCACTTGGGAAGAGGGCTTGAAGAAAACCATGGACTGGTATATCAACAATCCTGATTGGTGGGGTGATGTCAGTGGTGCATTGCTTCCCCATCCAAGGATGCTGATGATGCCCGGTGGACTGGAGAGACATTTTGATGGATCTGACGAAGAAAAACCTCCATCGTATGTCTCAACTAATACTCGAATGGTGGTTCCGACATCCAAGAATGTTAACTCCTCACAGAAACCTGCTCTCAAGTTCTTGCTCTATGGCAGAACAGGTTGGATTGGGGGTTTGCTGGGGAAGTTGTGTGAAAAACAAGAAATTCCCTACGAATATGGAAAAGGACGACTAGAGGACCGATCATCACTTGTGGCTGATATTCAGAATGTGAAGCCAACACACATTTTTAATGCAGCAGGAGTAACTGGCAGACCCAATGTTGATTGGTGTGAATCTCACAAGACAGAAACCATTCGCACCAACGTTGCTGGGACTTTAACATTGGCTGATGTCAGCAGAGAGCATGGAATCTTGATGATAAATTATGCTACTGGGTGCATATTTGAGTATGACAAAGCTCATCCAGAGGGTTCTGGCATTGGCTTTAAGGAGGAAGACAAACCCAACTTCATTGGTTCTTTCTATTCCAAAACTAAGGCTATG gtcgAAGAGCTCTTGAAAGAATATGACAATGTGTGCACCCTCAGGGTTCGCATGCCAATTTCATCTGACTTGAGCAATCCGCGCAATTTCATCACCAAGATTTCTCGTTATAACAAAGTAGTCAACATTCCAAACAGCATGACCATTTTGGATGAACTTCTGCCGATTTCAATTGAGATGGCAAAGCGAAACTTGAGGGGCATCTGGAACTTCACAAATCCTGGGGCCGTGAGCCACAATGAGATTCTCGAGATGTACAGGGATTACATTGATCCAAGCTTCAAGTGGACTAACTTCAATCTTGAAGAGCAAGCCAAGGTGATAATTGCTCCACGGAGCAACAATGAGATGGATGCATCCAAACTGAAGAACGAGTTCCCTGAGCTTCTTTCCATCAAGGAATCACTGATCAAGTATGTCTTTGAGCCAAACAAGAAAACTGCTTAA